From Actinopolymorpha cephalotaxi, one genomic window encodes:
- a CDS encoding MDR family MFS transporter: protein MNEPQRGPSAGAGTTPAPADGPSYLSHRQILITLGGLMAGMLLAALDQSIVGTALPRIVSDLGGLDKLSWVVTAYLLTSTASTPLWGKISDLYGRRLIFQAAIGTFLVGSVLAALAQNMPELVAFRAIQGLGGGGLMALAFATIGDIIPPRERGKYQGYFGAVFGISSVAGPLLGGWFTDGPGWRWIFWINLPIGVAALIVTTYALRMPTVRRNHQIDYLGAATIVASVSSILLYLSWRGQSYGWTEGGALGLLGAGIALAVLFVFVESRAAEPILPLRLFRNSVFSISNVFGLIAGFVMFGAIIYLPLYLQVVHGLSPTASGLAMLPMVAGIFTSSISSGRLISKTGRYKIYPILGALFMALAVWLLSRLSSGSSMWTIGVYQYVLGFGLGLTMQTIMTAVQNSVHFRDMGTATSATTFFRSMGGALGTAVFGAILTSRLSTHLTEVLPPAAATRIPAGAVENVTAIQKLPPELKAPVIEAFVRTLHDVFLTGAPFALVAMVVAFFLKELPLATGRPPAEGTGEVEAEFAPTATH from the coding sequence ATGAACGAACCCCAACGCGGGCCGTCGGCCGGCGCGGGAACGACCCCCGCGCCCGCCGACGGCCCCTCCTACCTGTCCCACCGGCAGATCCTGATCACCCTCGGCGGCCTGATGGCCGGGATGCTGCTCGCCGCGCTCGACCAGAGCATCGTCGGCACCGCGCTGCCCCGCATCGTCAGCGACCTCGGCGGCCTGGACAAGCTGTCCTGGGTGGTCACGGCGTACCTCCTGACCTCCACCGCGTCCACCCCGCTGTGGGGAAAGATCTCCGACCTGTACGGCCGCCGGCTGATCTTCCAGGCGGCGATCGGCACCTTCCTGGTCGGCTCGGTGCTGGCCGCCCTCGCGCAGAACATGCCCGAACTGGTGGCGTTCCGGGCGATCCAGGGACTCGGCGGCGGCGGCCTGATGGCGCTGGCCTTCGCCACCATCGGCGACATCATCCCGCCGCGTGAGCGCGGTAAGTACCAGGGCTACTTCGGCGCCGTGTTCGGCATCTCCAGCGTCGCCGGCCCGCTGCTCGGCGGCTGGTTCACCGACGGTCCCGGCTGGCGGTGGATCTTCTGGATCAACCTCCCGATCGGTGTCGCCGCGCTGATCGTCACGACGTACGCGCTGCGGATGCCCACGGTCCGGCGCAACCACCAGATCGACTACCTCGGCGCGGCCACGATCGTCGCCTCGGTGTCCTCGATCCTGCTCTACCTGTCCTGGCGGGGCCAGTCCTACGGCTGGACCGAGGGCGGGGCGCTGGGCCTGCTCGGCGCCGGCATCGCGCTTGCCGTGCTGTTCGTCTTCGTCGAGTCGCGGGCCGCCGAGCCGATCCTGCCGCTGCGGCTGTTCCGCAACTCCGTGTTCTCGATCAGCAACGTCTTCGGCCTGATCGCCGGGTTCGTGATGTTCGGCGCGATCATCTACCTCCCGCTCTACCTGCAGGTGGTGCACGGTCTGTCCCCGACCGCCTCCGGGCTGGCGATGCTGCCCATGGTGGCCGGCATCTTCACGTCCTCGATCAGTTCCGGCCGGCTGATCAGCAAGACCGGCCGCTACAAGATCTACCCGATCCTGGGTGCGCTGTTCATGGCGCTCGCGGTGTGGCTGCTGTCGCGGCTGAGCTCGGGGTCCTCGATGTGGACGATCGGGGTCTACCAGTACGTCCTCGGCTTCGGGCTCGGCCTCACCATGCAGACGATCATGACGGCGGTGCAGAACTCCGTGCACTTCCGCGACATGGGCACCGCGACCAGCGCGACGACGTTCTTCCGGAGCATGGGCGGCGCACTCGGCACGGCGGTGTTCGGGGCGATCCTCACCAGCCGGCTGTCCACCCACCTGACCGAGGTGCTGCCGCCGGCGGCGGCTACCAGGATCCCGGCCGGCGCGGTGGAGAACGTCACCGCGATCCAGAAGCTCCCGCCGGAGCTGAAGGCGCCGGTGATCGAGGCGTTCGTCCGTACGCTGCACGACGTGTTCCTCACCGGTGCGCCGTTCGCGCTGGTGGCGATGGTGGTGGCGTTCTTCCTCAAGGAGCTTCCGCTGGCCACCGGGCGCCCGCCGGCGGAGGGCACCGGCGAGGTCGAGGCGGAGTTCGCCCCGACCGCCACGCACTGA
- a CDS encoding MarR family winged helix-turn-helix transcriptional regulator has translation MQATGNPAPTGEPGGSPSASGPAPETLLVALMRLVRLVKRGNDAPIEPALHYVLHTVACSGPTRLSDLAGQVQLDVSTVSRHVRALETSGYLGRVTDPDDRRAALVSVTEVGNRVLEEAAARRRARIDAVLSQWPADDVHTLERLLDQLAKDLEAETSTPPGP, from the coding sequence GTGCAAGCAACTGGCAATCCCGCTCCGACCGGCGAACCCGGCGGCTCCCCCTCCGCCTCCGGTCCGGCGCCGGAGACGTTGCTGGTCGCCCTGATGCGGCTGGTGCGGCTGGTCAAGCGCGGAAATGACGCGCCGATCGAGCCCGCTCTGCATTACGTTCTTCACACGGTCGCGTGTTCGGGGCCGACCCGGCTGTCCGATCTCGCCGGCCAGGTGCAGCTCGACGTGTCGACCGTGAGCCGGCACGTCCGCGCGCTGGAGACCTCCGGCTACCTCGGACGCGTCACCGATCCCGACGACCGCCGGGCCGCACTGGTCTCGGTCACCGAGGTCGGCAACCGCGTTCTGGAGGAGGCGGCGGCCCGCAGGCGCGCCCGCATCGACGCCGTGCTGTCCCAGTGGCCGGCCGACGACGTACACACCCTCGAGCGACTGCTCGACCAGCTCGCCAAGGACCTGGAGGCCGAGACGTCCACGCCGCCTGGGCCCTGA
- a CDS encoding AI-2E family transporter: protein MVINEGGATGSGEGAAGTAGTAGTAGASGSGARSRGRLRGAVRRLRPGRSGATGQADPEADPARAAQGEDAPDRAELVPHGLRVAGEWTWRLLLLAVAGLAIGYVLLKLSVVVVPVFIAILVTALLVPATGVISRAVPRGLAALLTLIALFIVIFGLLTLVGQQVAVGYQGLVKQVVSGVAEIQTWLVHGPLHLSQSEITRTFKNLGNTFSTKQVTAGALQVGTTVGHLVAGFFIALFSTYFFLYEGERIWTWLVRLLPRSGWERVDAAGRQGWVSLTAFVRATVLVALVDAIGITIVAVILRVPFALPIGVLVFLASFVPLVGAFVSGSVAVLVALVAQGPVVAALMLLGVLAVQQLEAHLLQPFLMGRFVRLHPLAILLAIAAGGYLFGIGGALFAVPLTAVTNGVVRSVAAGSRSQRARPSGPPPGGATGSPQGESPPAADGTPRASQPGGETTSRTAPPAADEPSPAQVPPPEATTSPPPGEESQGTGEEPAPPDEPRTDR, encoded by the coding sequence GTGGTGATCAACGAGGGCGGGGCCACGGGTTCCGGTGAAGGCGCGGCGGGCACGGCCGGCACGGCCGGCACGGCCGGTGCGAGCGGGAGCGGTGCCCGGTCCCGCGGGCGGTTGCGGGGCGCGGTCCGGCGGCTGCGTCCGGGCCGCTCCGGGGCGACCGGTCAGGCGGACCCGGAGGCCGACCCCGCGCGGGCAGCCCAGGGCGAGGACGCACCGGATCGGGCGGAGCTCGTTCCGCACGGCCTGCGGGTGGCCGGCGAGTGGACCTGGCGGCTGTTGCTCCTCGCGGTGGCCGGGCTGGCCATCGGCTACGTCCTGCTCAAGCTCAGCGTCGTCGTGGTGCCCGTCTTCATCGCGATCCTGGTGACGGCTCTGCTGGTGCCGGCCACCGGGGTGATCAGCCGGGCCGTCCCGCGCGGCCTGGCGGCCCTCCTCACCCTGATCGCGCTCTTCATCGTGATCTTCGGCCTGCTCACGCTCGTGGGGCAACAGGTCGCGGTCGGCTACCAGGGCCTGGTCAAACAGGTGGTCAGCGGCGTGGCGGAGATCCAGACGTGGCTGGTGCACGGGCCACTTCACCTGTCGCAGTCGGAGATCACCCGGACGTTCAAGAACCTCGGCAACACGTTCTCCACCAAGCAGGTCACCGCCGGTGCGCTGCAGGTCGGTACGACCGTCGGCCACCTGGTGGCCGGCTTCTTCATCGCCTTGTTCTCGACGTACTTCTTCCTCTACGAGGGCGAACGCATCTGGACCTGGCTGGTCCGCCTGCTGCCGCGCTCGGGGTGGGAACGCGTCGACGCGGCGGGCCGGCAGGGCTGGGTCTCCCTGACCGCCTTCGTCCGGGCAACAGTCCTGGTCGCCCTGGTGGACGCGATCGGCATCACCATCGTCGCGGTGATCCTGCGGGTTCCGTTCGCGCTGCCGATCGGTGTGCTGGTGTTCCTCGCCTCGTTCGTGCCGCTGGTCGGTGCGTTCGTGTCCGGCTCGGTGGCGGTCCTGGTCGCTCTGGTGGCGCAGGGACCCGTGGTGGCGGCGCTGATGCTGCTCGGGGTGCTCGCCGTCCAGCAGTTGGAGGCGCACCTGCTGCAGCCGTTCCTGATGGGAAGGTTCGTCCGGCTGCACCCGCTGGCGATCCTGCTGGCGATCGCGGCCGGCGGCTATCTGTTCGGCATCGGGGGCGCGTTGTTCGCGGTGCCGCTGACCGCTGTGACGAACGGCGTCGTCCGCAGTGTCGCTGCGGGCTCGCGGTCCCAGCGCGCCCGGCCATCGGGCCCTCCGCCGGGCGGGGCCACCGGATCGCCGCAGGGGGAGTCGCCGCCTGCCGCCGACGGAACTCCGAGGGCGTCGCAGCCCGGTGGCGAGACGACCTCCCGGACGGCGCCCCCGGCCGCCGACGAGCCGTCGCCCGCCCAGGTGCCGCCGCCGGAGGCGACGACCTCTCCGCCGCCCGGTGAGGAGTCGCAGGGCACCGGTGAGGAGCCGGCCCCGCCGGACGAGCCGCGCACGGACAGGTAG